In Planctomycetaceae bacterium, one genomic interval encodes:
- a CDS encoding transglutaminase-like domain-containing protein codes for MTKRTIALAAALLLLGSPALAQATKPADKGSVEYMAVLLDGQKIGHVQSQRIVENGNVESRTLTNMTISRMGTSLTITQTVSCVETTAGRPISFVATMEMGQAGKSLGKLGTQSVHGMIDRNGRAIVTTGQPPSTQSRTFAWPNGAVLAEGQRLTMVKHGLAKGTTYTIAAFDPTMQSVTPTQIVVGDREPVDLLGRVVTLTKVTATLTAAGSTVTATNYVDDDFNTLKSVMPMIGMNVQMVACDKAFALSKNQTVDFMAKLALTSPVPLDKAAKVSAVSYRLKASSPEAKLKVPATDNQSVKTGDGAVTVTVRPLRVVKGGAMPYRGTDQAALDALKPTEYLQCNEPKVKALARKAVGKAGDAASAARNIEQYVRAYIKKKDLSVGYATAAEVVDSRQGDCTEHAVLAAALCRASGIPARVAVGLGYMPVMGKMRDVFAPHAWFCVLVDGKWIGMDAALDGFDTRHITLAESDGNPEDFFGLIGTLGYFTIDAVTISK; via the coding sequence ATGACCAAACGCACGATTGCACTGGCCGCCGCACTGCTGCTGCTGGGCAGCCCCGCCCTCGCCCAGGCTACCAAACCCGCCGACAAGGGCTCGGTCGAATACATGGCCGTGCTGCTGGACGGTCAGAAGATCGGGCACGTTCAATCACAGCGAATCGTCGAGAACGGAAACGTCGAGTCGCGAACGCTGACCAACATGACCATCAGCCGCATGGGTACCTCGCTGACGATCACACAGACCGTCTCCTGCGTCGAAACCACCGCCGGGCGCCCGATCTCCTTCGTCGCCACGATGGAGATGGGACAGGCCGGCAAGTCGCTGGGCAAGCTCGGAACCCAGTCCGTGCATGGCATGATTGACAGGAACGGCCGCGCCATCGTCACCACCGGTCAGCCGCCCTCCACGCAAAGCCGCACCTTCGCCTGGCCAAATGGAGCGGTGCTGGCCGAGGGGCAAAGGCTCACGATGGTCAAGCACGGACTGGCCAAGGGCACGACCTACACCATCGCCGCGTTCGACCCGACGATGCAGAGCGTCACGCCGACGCAGATCGTCGTCGGCGACCGAGAACCGGTCGACCTGCTCGGGCGCGTCGTGACGCTGACGAAAGTCACCGCCACCCTCACCGCCGCCGGCAGCACCGTGACGGCGACCAACTACGTCGATGACGACTTCAACACCCTCAAGAGCGTCATGCCGATGATCGGCATGAACGTCCAGATGGTCGCCTGCGACAAGGCCTTCGCCCTGAGCAAGAATCAGACCGTCGACTTCATGGCCAAGCTGGCCCTGACCAGTCCCGTGCCGCTGGACAAAGCCGCCAAGGTCTCAGCCGTCAGCTACCGCCTCAAGGCCTCAAGCCCCGAGGCCAAACTGAAGGTGCCCGCCACCGATAACCAGAGCGTCAAGACCGGCGACGGCGCGGTCACCGTAACCGTCCGACCGCTGCGGGTCGTCAAGGGCGGCGCCATGCCCTACCGCGGAACCGACCAGGCCGCCCTCGATGCCCTCAAGCCCACCGAGTATCTCCAGTGCAACGAGCCCAAGGTTAAAGCCCTGGCCCGCAAAGCCGTCGGCAAGGCCGGCGACGCCGCCTCCGCCGCTCGAAATATCGAGCAGTACGTTCGGGCGTACATCAAGAAGAAGGATCTTTCCGTCGGGTACGCCACGGCCGCCGAGGTCGTCGACAGCCGCCAGGGCGACTGCACCGAGCACGCGGTTCTGGCCGCGGCCCTGTGCCGCGCCAGCGGGATCCCCGCGCGAGTGGCCGTGGGGCTTGGCTACATGCCGGTCATGGGCAAGATGCGAGACGTCTTCGCCCCGCACGCCTGGTTCTGCGTGCTTGTCGACGGCAAATGGATCGGTATGGACGCGGCGCTGGATGGGTTCGACACGCGGCACATCACGTTGGCCGAAAGCGACGGCAATCCCGAAGACTTCTTCGGTCTCATCGGCACGCTGGGATACTTCACGATCGACGCGGTCACGATCAGCAAATGA
- a CDS encoding tRNA-dihydrouridine synthase family protein, translated as MPLATFNPVSIGPVRIELPVVLAALAGYTDLAYRRICRKLGSPFCATEVMLDSSLLAGRKLRHRLAATAPDDEPLAGQLLGSDPEVMAEAAASLAPEEYQVIDLNFACPVRKAIRRKRGGFLMKRPEQVLEIIRRVKGAAPQPLTLKLRSSYSRDASDREAFWQIARGAFDLGVAAICVHARSVEALYSGAADWEFLAQVKAAFPDRVVIGSGDATSPAAALRMIEQTGVDAVAAARGALGNPWFFRQFADLAAGREPYRPSLAEQRTIMEEHHALACDLHGAVRGPKIMRKFGIKYARNHPHARELRVAFVAVKSTTDWNAVLDRYYQPT; from the coding sequence ATGCCTCTTGCAACGTTCAACCCTGTGTCGATCGGTCCGGTTCGGATCGAACTGCCGGTCGTGCTGGCGGCGCTGGCGGGATACACCGACCTGGCGTACCGCCGCATCTGCCGCAAACTCGGCTCGCCCTTCTGCGCCACCGAGGTCATGCTCGACAGCAGCCTGCTGGCCGGGCGAAAGCTGCGACACCGCCTGGCCGCTACCGCCCCCGACGACGAACCGCTGGCTGGACAGCTCCTGGGCAGCGACCCGGAGGTGATGGCCGAAGCCGCGGCCAGCCTCGCCCCGGAGGAGTACCAGGTGATCGACCTGAACTTCGCCTGCCCGGTCCGCAAGGCCATCCGCCGCAAGCGCGGCGGGTTCCTGATGAAACGCCCCGAGCAGGTGCTCGAGATCATCCGCCGCGTCAAGGGGGCGGCGCCTCAGCCGCTGACGCTCAAGCTGCGGTCGAGCTACTCCCGCGACGCCAGCGACCGCGAGGCGTTCTGGCAGATCGCCCGCGGCGCGTTCGATCTGGGCGTGGCGGCTATCTGCGTACACGCCCGCAGCGTCGAGGCGCTCTACAGCGGCGCTGCCGACTGGGAGTTTCTCGCGCAGGTCAAAGCCGCCTTCCCCGACCGCGTGGTGATCGGCTCGGGGGACGCGACCAGCCCCGCCGCGGCTCTGCGGATGATCGAGCAGACCGGCGTCGACGCCGTCGCCGCGGCGCGCGGGGCTCTGGGCAACCCCTGGTTCTTCCGCCAGTTCGCCGACCTGGCAGCCGGTCGCGAGCCTTATCGCCCCAGCCTGGCCGAGCAGCGGACTATCATGGAAGAGCACCACGCCCTGGCGTGCGACCTGCACGGGGCGGTGCGGGGGCCCAAGATCATGCGCAAGTTCGGCATCAAGTACGCCCGGAACCACCCACACGCCCGCGAACTGCGAGTGGCGTTCGTCGCGGTCAAAAGCACCACAGACTGGAACGCAGTGCTGGATCGGTATTACCAGCCGACATAG
- a CDS encoding dihydropteroate synthase, which yields MIIIGEKINATRKAIAAALAAKDEKAIIATAQEQAAAGADYIDINGGDPRPGAEAANMAWLADLVQANCDLPLAIDSADPSAVKVGLDKAKKKPILNSISLEQHRLDGLLSLAGSYDCMIVALLMSDAGTPCGIDDRLKSAQALIEKLTGVGKKVDEIIIDPCFLPVSADQTAGRMVISAIEAIHKEWPTVHIGGGCSNISFGLPKRKFVNFALLSQAIYHGMDAGLIDPCIEGIMPAIYAAEAVAGRDEYCMNYVMKLK from the coding sequence ATGATCATCATCGGCGAGAAGATCAACGCGACGCGTAAAGCCATTGCGGCCGCCCTGGCCGCCAAGGACGAGAAGGCGATCATCGCCACCGCGCAGGAACAGGCGGCGGCGGGGGCCGACTACATCGACATCAACGGCGGCGACCCGCGCCCCGGCGCCGAAGCGGCGAACATGGCCTGGCTGGCCGACCTGGTGCAGGCCAATTGCGACCTGCCCCTGGCGATCGACTCGGCCGACCCGTCGGCGGTGAAGGTTGGCCTGGACAAGGCCAAGAAGAAGCCGATCCTCAACAGCATCTCGCTCGAGCAGCACCGCCTGGACGGGCTGCTGTCGCTGGCCGGCTCGTATGACTGCATGATCGTGGCGCTGCTGATGAGCGACGCGGGCACGCCCTGCGGCATCGACGACCGTCTCAAGAGCGCACAGGCGCTGATCGAGAAACTCACCGGCGTGGGCAAGAAAGTCGACGAGATCATCATCGACCCGTGCTTCCTGCCCGTCTCGGCCGACCAGACCGCCGGACGCATGGTGATCTCGGCGATCGAGGCGATCCACAAGGAATGGCCGACGGTTCACATCGGCGGCGGCTGCTCGAACATCAGCTTCGGTCTGCCCAAACGCAAGTTCGTGAACTTCGCCCTGCTCAGCCAGGCGATCTATCACGGCATGGATGCCGGCCTCATCGACCCGTGCATCGAGGGCATCATGCCGGCGATCTACGCCGCCGAAGCCGTCGCCGGCCGCGATGAATACTGCATGAACTACGTCATGAAACTGAAGTAG
- a CDS encoding YggS family pyridoxal phosphate-dependent enzyme, with translation MALTKNRILKNLQQIRENIADACRTARRSEKEVSIIAVTKSAELDGIKALLEAGVTDLAESRAQILAERAEAIDAWLARRRSSEPLTPRWHMVGTLQRNKVRKVLPFVQVVHSVDSLRLAEEINARAEKDEKTVDILLQVNCTEEPQKSGCAVGAALHMAELAVTLKSLRLVGLMTIGPTEGGPAGARAAFVRLRELFEEIRSQKIGGPAFKHLSMGMSDDYPLAIAEGATMLRIGRALFAQ, from the coding sequence ATGGCGCTGACCAAGAACCGCATCCTGAAGAATCTCCAGCAGATCCGCGAGAACATCGCCGACGCCTGCCGCACGGCGCGCCGAAGCGAGAAGGAAGTCTCCATCATCGCGGTGACCAAGAGCGCCGAACTTGACGGCATCAAGGCCCTGCTCGAAGCCGGCGTGACGGATCTGGCCGAAAGCCGGGCGCAAATTCTCGCCGAACGCGCCGAGGCTATCGACGCCTGGCTGGCCCGACGCCGCAGCAGCGAACCGCTGACGCCGCGATGGCACATGGTCGGCACGCTGCAGCGGAACAAGGTCCGAAAGGTCCTTCCCTTCGTGCAGGTCGTCCACTCGGTCGACTCGCTGCGACTGGCCGAAGAAATTAATGCCCGCGCCGAAAAGGACGAAAAGACCGTCGATATCCTCCTGCAGGTCAACTGCACCGAGGAACCGCAGAAATCCGGCTGCGCCGTCGGCGCCGCCCTGCACATGGCGGAACTGGCCGTCACGCTCAAGTCGCTGCGACTGGTGGGGCTGATGACCATCGGCCCGACCGAGGGAGGTCCCGCCGGCGCTCGGGCGGCCTTCGTGCGCCTGCGCGAACTCTTCGAAGAAATCCGCAGCCAGAAGATCGGCGGACCGGCCTTCAAGCATCTCTCGATGGGCATGAGCGACGATTATCCCCTCGCCATCGCCGAAGGCGCCACGATGCTCCGCATCGGCCGGGCGCTGTTCGCGCAGTAA
- a CDS encoding type 1 glutamine amidotransferase domain-containing protein: protein MKLQGKRIAIMIDQGYQEIEVWYPYYRFIEEGAQVLFVAPEANATYPSKLGYPCTSRVAAAQVSGRDFDAVVVPGGWAPDFMRRDEGMVRFIQQCVAADIVLAAICHGGWMLCCTDALRDKQATSFMAIRFDMINAGARWVDEQCVVDGKLITARKPDDLPAFCRAIIEALTL from the coding sequence ATGAAACTTCAAGGCAAGCGCATCGCCATCATGATCGACCAGGGCTACCAGGAAATCGAGGTCTGGTACCCGTACTACCGTTTTATCGAGGAAGGCGCCCAGGTCCTGTTCGTCGCCCCCGAGGCAAACGCCACGTACCCCTCCAAGCTGGGCTATCCGTGTACGTCGCGCGTGGCGGCCGCCCAGGTCAGCGGCAGAGACTTTGACGCCGTGGTGGTCCCCGGCGGATGGGCGCCAGACTTCATGCGCCGCGACGAAGGCATGGTCCGCTTCATTCAGCAGTGCGTGGCGGCCGACATCGTGCTGGCGGCGATCTGCCACGGCGGGTGGATGCTCTGCTGCACCGACGCGCTGCGCGACAAGCAGGCCACGAGCTTCATGGCGATCCGCTTCGACATGATCAACGCCGGCGCCCGCTGGGTCGACGAACAATGCGTCGTCGACGGAAAGCTCATCACGGCCCGCAAGCCCGACGACCTGCCGGCGTTCTGCCGGGCCATCATCGAGGCGCTGACCTTGTGA
- a CDS encoding DNA polymerase IV produces MLHSEDSLIVHVDMDAFFASVEQLLIPVLRGRPVIVGSGCIASCSYEARARGLHAGMGLSEAKRLCPQAVILKGDYQIYRCLADQVWDVCRRYTCGLETFLDEAYGDAGGLGRLYGRPDELGRRLQQEVHEQVHLPVSVGLGENRMLAKLASHAAKPRGVVWVAPGEVQEFLRNLPVRKLLGVGPTTGARLADMNIQTVGQLQGLSREFLRAMLGQRGEVLYERARGRDAQALQPQARPRSISRETTFHSPTCNRDQIAGMLFYLTERAIRTARGAGLAAGAVEVSIRYDDWRGDRRQQVLAEPSADDDVLFNTVKGLLATLYSRRVSLRHVRVVLSKFSRIDEAGKLFESSQEARRRQLHQTIDAIRDRYGHAAVVSGKSIELLGKLDQNDYGFVLRTPSLTK; encoded by the coding sequence ATGCTTCACAGTGAAGACAGCCTGATCGTCCACGTCGACATGGACGCGTTTTTCGCCTCCGTCGAGCAGTTGCTGATTCCCGTCCTGCGCGGGCGGCCGGTGATTGTCGGCAGCGGGTGCATCGCCTCGTGCTCGTACGAGGCGCGGGCGCGGGGGCTGCACGCGGGGATGGGCCTGTCCGAGGCCAAGCGGCTTTGCCCCCAGGCCGTCATCCTCAAGGGCGACTACCAGATCTACCGCTGCCTGGCCGACCAGGTCTGGGACGTCTGCCGCCGCTACACGTGCGGGCTCGAGACGTTCCTCGACGAAGCCTACGGCGACGCCGGCGGGCTCGGGCGGCTCTACGGCCGTCCCGACGAGCTCGGCCGCCGGTTGCAGCAGGAGGTGCATGAGCAGGTACACCTGCCGGTGTCGGTGGGGCTGGGCGAGAATCGCATGCTGGCCAAGCTGGCCTCGCACGCGGCCAAACCGCGCGGGGTGGTCTGGGTGGCCCCGGGCGAGGTGCAGGAGTTTTTGCGGAACCTGCCCGTGCGCAAGCTGCTGGGCGTGGGTCCCACGACGGGCGCCCGCCTGGCCGACATGAACATCCAGACGGTCGGGCAGCTCCAGGGGCTCTCGCGCGAGTTCCTGCGGGCGATGCTCGGTCAGCGCGGCGAGGTGCTTTACGAGCGCGCCCGCGGCCGCGATGCGCAGGCGCTTCAGCCGCAGGCGCGCCCGCGCAGCATCTCGCGCGAGACGACATTCCACAGCCCCACGTGCAATCGCGACCAGATCGCCGGGATGCTCTTCTACCTGACCGAACGGGCGATCCGCACCGCCCGCGGCGCGGGGCTGGCGGCCGGGGCCGTCGAGGTCTCCATCCGCTATGACGACTGGAGGGGCGACCGCCGCCAGCAGGTGCTGGCCGAGCCTTCGGCAGACGATGACGTTCTTTTCAACACCGTCAAGGGCCTGCTGGCGACCCTGTACAGCCGCCGCGTGTCGCTGCGGCACGTGAGAGTGGTGCTTTCGAAGTTTTCCCGCATTGATGAGGCGGGCAAACTGTTCGAGTCGTCGCAGGAGGCCCGCCGCCGCCAGCTCCATCAGACCATCGACGCCATCCGCGACCGCTACGGCCACGCTGCCGTCGTCAGCGGCAAGAGCATCGAGCTGCTGGGCAAGCTCGATCAGAACGACTACGGCTTCGTGCTGCGGACGCCGAGTCTGACGAAATGA
- a CDS encoding PHP domain-containing protein — translation MRNETIIPLHVRSGYSMLRGTALPGALVAGAARLGHERLALTDVNSLAEIAMFWSAASEAGVRPLVGAELLVGRESVVALIEDEAGYANLCRIITAILAEPADVWLPLRPEWGDGDLAGGEAPGDGAPSRTRPGGAGGGFSLVRDLPGLSQGLQFIVADARLGAALSVADGGALRGRLWAGIDPAVQPHRVLHHLIPWAHEASVPLTATGAALVLNEEDRDVARLLAAIRLGLAYEDVAADELPPVGAHLRSSEQLRSALADWPDAIANNRRLAQRCEGFRLLPRGPIFPHVDAPAGMSVREHLEQLCREGAAWRYGGNDPPGLQQRVQRELSLIDEKGFSGYFLVVRDLAQHARRRGVPIAARGSGASSLVAYLLGITNVCPLTYGIAFERFLNERRVDFPDLDLDFCWRVRDEIIDYAFDRWGRGHAAMVSTHCTFQDRSALRETAKAFGFSNDQISRMGEAALSEPGTVPSMAARINGLPHNFSVHPGGIVISPQPIDRYVPVQPAAKGVLVTQMDKDGVEAIGLVKLDLLGNRSLSTIRYACNLVAAGPGGSAIDHESLGDGDAATLATLRAADTVGCNQIESPAMRHLLRAIQPRGVVDLMQALALVRPGAGGIGMKETFIRRRLGQEEARADKSSPAGAAVGELLQETHGVMLYEDDVMRVAAELTGCSLAEGDRFRKAVQKCRDDRQRLRLSQEFLSRCRARGVDADYAKDLWVQMAKFNAYSFCRAHAASYGQLAYASAWLKTHYPRQFWVAALNNNQSMYHPRVYVEQAKRSGIVFLPPDANASGEEFTLEGDCIRVGFNRIGGLGPVAIASLIDARARRAYESLSDCLYRSGLGFNEGRAMILCGAFDAFEPNRARLMMELEMFASSGLRQGGGSSAAARRQGAMLLSPAATVGCGLDDYPPARKYADARRILGISTGAHLMSLYRRALAGQTDASSRDLPHRVGREVRIAGLLEARRDTPSRDGGTITFVTLDDEWGLFEAVVLPQRGGGAGEGRYVSYGPYLIRGAVQEQFGTLTVAASSVRVAH, via the coding sequence ATGCGAAACGAAACAATCATCCCACTGCACGTGCGCAGCGGCTATTCGATGCTGCGCGGGACGGCGCTGCCGGGGGCGCTGGTGGCTGGCGCTGCGCGGCTGGGGCATGAACGGTTGGCGCTGACGGATGTGAACAGTCTGGCCGAGATTGCGATGTTCTGGTCGGCCGCGAGCGAGGCGGGGGTGCGTCCGCTTGTGGGGGCGGAACTGCTTGTCGGGCGCGAGTCCGTCGTGGCGTTGATTGAAGATGAAGCGGGGTATGCGAATCTGTGCCGGATCATCACGGCCATTCTGGCGGAACCTGCGGATGTTTGGCTCCCTCTTCGCCCCGAATGGGGCGATGGAGATCTAGCCGGGGGCGAAGCCCCCGGAGACGGCGCTCCCTCTCGAACCCGCCCCGGCGGGGCGGGGGGAGGGTTCTCATTGGTGCGGGATCTGCCGGGACTTTCGCAGGGGCTGCAATTTATTGTCGCAGACGCCCGTCTTGGCGCCGCCCTGTCGGTCGCGGACGGGGGAGCCTTGCGGGGGCGGTTGTGGGCGGGGATCGATCCGGCAGTGCAGCCGCACCGGGTATTGCATCATCTTATACCGTGGGCGCATGAGGCGTCCGTGCCGCTGACGGCCACCGGCGCCGCGTTGGTTCTGAACGAGGAGGACCGCGACGTCGCGCGCCTGCTGGCGGCGATCCGGCTGGGGCTTGCATATGAGGATGTGGCGGCCGACGAACTGCCTCCCGTCGGCGCGCACCTGCGATCGAGCGAGCAATTGCGATCGGCACTGGCCGATTGGCCCGATGCGATCGCGAATAACCGCCGCCTGGCCCAGCGCTGCGAGGGGTTCAGACTGCTGCCGCGCGGGCCGATCTTCCCGCACGTCGATGCGCCTGCCGGCATGAGCGTGCGCGAGCATCTGGAGCAACTTTGCCGCGAGGGGGCCGCCTGGCGCTACGGCGGTAACGACCCGCCGGGATTGCAGCAGCGAGTGCAGCGGGAGCTGTCGCTGATCGACGAGAAAGGCTTCTCGGGATACTTCCTGGTGGTGCGGGACTTGGCCCAGCACGCCCGCCGGCGCGGAGTGCCCATTGCCGCCCGCGGCAGCGGCGCCAGCAGCCTCGTGGCGTATCTGCTGGGGATCACCAACGTCTGCCCGCTGACGTATGGGATCGCGTTCGAGCGGTTCCTCAACGAGCGGCGGGTGGACTTTCCCGACCTGGACCTGGACTTCTGCTGGCGCGTCCGCGACGAGATCATCGACTACGCCTTCGACCGCTGGGGCCGCGGGCACGCGGCGATGGTCAGCACGCACTGCACGTTTCAGGATCGCTCGGCGTTGCGCGAGACGGCCAAAGCCTTTGGATTTTCGAACGATCAGATCTCGCGGATGGGGGAGGCTGCTCTATCGGAGCCGGGTACAGTCCCCTCGATGGCGGCGCGGATCAACGGCCTGCCGCATAATTTTTCAGTGCATCCGGGCGGAATCGTGATTTCGCCGCAGCCCATCGATCGCTACGTGCCGGTTCAGCCGGCCGCCAAGGGCGTCCTTGTCACGCAGATGGACAAGGACGGCGTCGAGGCGATCGGGCTGGTGAAGCTTGACCTGCTGGGCAACCGCAGCCTCTCGACGATCCGTTACGCGTGCAATCTTGTGGCGGCCGGGCCAGGCGGCTCGGCGATCGATCACGAGTCGCTGGGCGACGGCGATGCGGCAACCCTGGCGACCCTTCGCGCCGCCGACACTGTCGGCTGCAACCAGATCGAATCGCCGGCGATGCGGCATCTGCTGCGGGCGATACAGCCGCGCGGCGTGGTGGATTTGATGCAGGCGTTGGCGTTGGTGCGCCCGGGCGCGGGCGGGATCGGGATGAAGGAAACGTTCATCCGCCGGCGGCTTGGGCAAGAAGAGGCACGTGCGGACAAGTCCTCGCCCGCCGGGGCGGCTGTCGGGGAACTCTTGCAGGAAACGCACGGCGTGATGCTCTATGAGGACGACGTCATGCGGGTTGCGGCGGAACTGACGGGCTGCTCGCTGGCCGAGGGAGACCGATTCCGCAAGGCGGTTCAGAAGTGTCGTGACGACCGGCAGCGTCTGCGGCTGTCACAGGAGTTTCTGTCGCGCTGCCGCGCTCGCGGGGTCGACGCCGACTACGCCAAGGACCTGTGGGTTCAGATGGCCAAGTTCAACGCCTATTCTTTCTGCCGCGCCCACGCGGCCAGCTACGGCCAGTTGGCGTATGCCTCGGCGTGGCTCAAGACGCATTACCCGCGGCAGTTCTGGGTCGCGGCGCTCAACAACAACCAGAGCATGTACCACCCTCGCGTGTACGTCGAGCAGGCCAAGCGGTCCGGCATCGTCTTCCTGCCGCCGGACGCCAACGCCAGCGGCGAGGAGTTCACGCTCGAGGGCGACTGCATCCGCGTGGGGTTCAACCGCATTGGCGGCCTGGGCCCGGTCGCCATCGCCTCGCTGATCGACGCCCGCGCCCGCCGGGCGTACGAAAGCCTCAGCGACTGCCTCTATCGCAGCGGCCTGGGGTTCAACGAAGGCCGCGCGATGATCCTCTGCGGCGCTTTCGATGCCTTCGAGCCCAACCGGGCGCGACTGATGATGGAACTGGAGATGTTCGCCTCCAGCGGTCTGCGCCAAGGCGGCGGAAGTAGCGCCGCGGCCAGGCGTCAGGGGGCGATGCTGCTGTCGCCAGCGGCCACGGTGGGGTGTGGATTGGACGATTACCCGCCCGCGCGGAAATACGCCGATGCGCGTCGCATTCTGGGCATCTCGACGGGCGCGCACCTGATGAGCCTCTATCGCCGGGCCCTGGCGGGGCAGACCGATGCGAGCAGCCGCGACTTGCCCCATCGGGTGGGGCGCGAGGTGCGCATCGCGGGCCTGCTGGAGGCCCGTCGCGACACGCCCTCGCGTGACGGCGGAACCATCACCTTTGTGACTCTCGACGACGAGTGGGGCTTGTTCGAAGCGGTGGTTCTGCCCCAGCGGGGCGGCGGCGCGGGCGAGGGTAGGTATGTTTCCTATGGTCCTTACCTGATCCGCGGCGCCGTGCAGGAACAGTTCGGGACGCTGACGGTGGCGGCCTCGAGCGTACGCGTCGCGCATTAA
- a CDS encoding SPOR domain-containing protein, which translates to MHRAMWKIVFALLLPMAASGCASGLSPQAQSLLDEGHKIYRKGDYKGTIEKMNVFIDQVGGSKKAYEGYYLRGLARLQLGDQAGARNDFVAAVDRGGSDPIMADSLNKLGDMAWQENNMDVAGGRYAAALMHVQPGEKPADHSYYQLGSVLQRQGKWSQADQQFSKLGFYFPAGELSQKAAARINSRAWTVQAGLYAQKSQAQQAAERLKKTGMPARVEPAMNNKTVSFVVQVGRYQSYQEVLKALERVRQDVSDAFVATTR; encoded by the coding sequence ATGCACAGAGCGATGTGGAAGATCGTGTTCGCGCTTTTATTGCCGATGGCGGCATCGGGATGCGCCAGCGGTTTGAGCCCGCAGGCCCAGTCGCTGCTGGATGAAGGTCACAAGATCTACCGCAAGGGCGATTACAAAGGCACGATCGAGAAGATGAACGTGTTCATCGATCAGGTCGGCGGTTCGAAAAAGGCCTACGAAGGATATTACCTGCGAGGCCTGGCCCGATTGCAGTTGGGCGATCAGGCCGGCGCCCGCAATGATTTCGTCGCGGCTGTCGACCGCGGCGGCAGCGACCCGATCATGGCCGACTCGCTGAACAAACTGGGCGACATGGCCTGGCAGGAAAACAACATGGACGTGGCCGGCGGGCGATACGCCGCCGCGCTGATGCACGTCCAGCCCGGCGAGAAACCGGCGGATCATTCCTACTATCAACTGGGCAGCGTGCTGCAGCGGCAGGGCAAATGGTCCCAGGCCGACCAGCAGTTCTCGAAGCTGGGGTTTTATTTCCCCGCCGGCGAGCTGTCGCAGAAGGCGGCGGCCCGGATCAACAGCCGCGCCTGGACGGTGCAGGCCGGGCTCTACGCTCAGAAGAGCCAGGCGCAGCAGGCGGCTGAGCGGCTTAAAAAGACAGGCATGCCGGCCCGCGTGGAGCCGGCGATGAACAATAAGACGGTGAGCTTCGTCGTGCAGGTGGGCCGATACCAATCGTATCAGGAAGTGCTCAAGGCCCTGGAGCGGGTCCGTCAGGATGTCAGCGACGCATTCGTGGCGACCACGAGGTAA